The genomic window TCCACACATGGGGCCCAACTGAGGAACCAATTACCCTGGTTGGATTATCATGAGCCGTATGAGCTTTCCGAGGTAGTCTTGAAGACACTGTCATTGGGGCCAGGCCTTATTCAACATTGCCTCGGCTCTAACTGCACCTCCTTTGGATTGGCTGacaattttatccttcaaaaaatattataaaataaaacatcAGTTAAGTTTTcattatgaataaaaattatatttacattATGGCTGGCTATCATCAGTAATGCAATGATGGCGACATTAACTTTTCTTTAGGATTAGAAAGGAAAATGATGCCTCCCAAGCACCATCCCCTTCTCCTCCTTAAATGGGGCTCCTACCCTCCATGCTGCCAGCTGGGGTGGAGATGATATTGATGATGCTTGCCGTCACTTGATTATTGTTGTTCTCCTCATTAGGCATTTGATTTTGCCACCCCTGAATGTACTTGCCAAGATAGCCTCTTTGGATCAaagcctcgatctcatccttgagctggtAGCATTTCTTAATGTCATGGCTGTGGTCATGGTGAAAGCGACAATACTTCCTCTTGCTCCTTTTCTTTAGAGGAGACTTCATTGGCTTAGGTTGCTGCAAATATCAATgaccttcgatctccatcagaataTCGGATCAAAAGGCGGATAGAGGAGTGTAGTTGTCAAACCATCGAGAGGACTCATCGATCAGTAACTCTTTTATAGTCGGAATGATTCCCTTTTGGTCTGGGCTACTTAGGGATCTTTCCAGTTCTCTTCTCGCCAAGGATCTTCTTTCCTTCCATATACTTGCATAGCTTCAGGTCTCTTCTACTTGGGCGTACCTCCAAGCTTGGGCCAATAGGTCAGCATAATCCCTTAGAAACTTCttgttaaagaaaaaaataagatgcCCATTTCGTAGCCCTTGCTTGAGTGCTGACATCGCCACTGACTGATTGAGGCTCCACACTCAAGTGTGGTGATGTTGAAATGCACGATGTAGTCATACAGTGACTCACCCTCTTTTTGCTGGAGAGAGAAGAGATTATCAAAGTTTCTTGGTTGGGGTCGACAGCTGCTAAAATAAGTAACGAGCAGCCTACCGAGCTACTAGAATAAATGAATGGATCCTGATTGGAGTTTGGAATACCAAACCACATCCATGCGGACCTTCTAAGGGTAGCCGAAAAGATGAGGCAAAGGAGGGCATCTAGGGTACCCTGAAGTATCATGAGGGTTCTATAACCCTACAGGTGATCAAGAGGATCTGTAGAACTGTCATATGGCTCTAGTTGGGATACTTTGAACTGATTTGGGattaatttatccaggatggcttGGGAGAATGATGGTTGAGAATTGAAGTTGAGGCCATCATTGTGCTAGTGAGGCCCATTCTAGACTTCATCGAGGCAATGCTCGATATTTTGAACTCTCCTCGAGTTCTTCCTCCCATCGAGATTTTTCGGGCCTAAGGAAGCATGCTGGGACCAAATCATTAGTGGAGGAAGAGCTTCTCAAATGTGCCTCCTCCTTCGGACTCCGACAGGAGGAGGAATGGGCTGCCATAGTGGGGGAGAGATGAGAGTACTGCCGAGGGGCAGATCTCGGACTCCGAGAGTAAGATTGCCAACTAAGATGGGAGGGGAGCCACCTAAGGGTTCGGCTTCACAAGCTGTTATTGTTGCTCCATCACTTGTTGTAGTTGCTGCACAGCACTGGTCAATACCTGGATTTGATAAGTCAGGGCATCGAGTGGAGGTGGATCTATCATGGCCAAAGGTTGCACTGCAACGGACCCACAGGCAGCATTACTCTAGCTCAATGGATAGATTGCTGATGGGAGGCAACAAAATTTTATGCTCTCGTCCACACCATGCTTTCTATTCTCTCAAAAACAAAATAGGcgcttcctctagcgtcaatttatTGCCACAAGGCTCTAGGGGGTGCTGATATGGCTGGAGCTAAATGTTGCTTGAGATCCATGATGCCAAAGggtacctacaaagaaagtccacactcgcTAGGGGTATTTCAGTGggggacccttcgatgctcaagttagcCAGAGCTTTGAGAATAGTAGGGAGAAAAGAAAGTGAAAGTCGGAAGTGGAGAGagttctccttcctcctcctttaGGGCATGGCCTTCTTTCTAGTGCTTGAGTTTGCTTTCTCTTGCTTATTGTTTATTACCTGAGGGTTCCCTCCTTACCTCTTTTTGTATAGAGATTGAACCCATAAGCCGTTAGCTGGAATCTATAAATTTGTTAGACCTATCTCTACAGACCATTAGATCATATTCTGGCCCtttattgagagaaaaatttatcttattttttgtaAATTAAAATTGTTAGTCATGAATGTCAGGCACCGACTTCACCTATGTAGCTGGCTGAATTGATGGTCCTAGATCCATAACTGATGTAACCTCATCATATCACCTTGGGTGCACCTTGATGGAGGATTGATCCCGATCGACGAATTTCTTCCGCAACAATTTCAAATTTTAGCCACTCAAATCTTAGAGATTCCGGACACCattgatttttgaaaagatttcaaatcaggcattgattttaagaattaaataaaacGTTTCTGATCTACTGAGGAATGATTTTTAGAAAGGATTTTAAACTTTCAGAAATAAGGGAAGATTTTAGAAAAACAATTAGACCCTTAACCTTACTATTGatctatttataaatcaaaatgcATAGCCGATCTATTTGGAAATTAGAAAAATAGTGAATATGAACTGATTGTAAATTTGCACAAATTAGTGATATAAGGAAATCTGGAACTCGGGATCAAGATAAGGAAAAAAGTATTCCATGAAATTGATCCTAAGAATTAGAACAAAAACTACTGTGTTTAGGAATTAAAAATGGACTGAataaagaaataatatttcttaatttaaacaatataatattttttttcattttcttcctccAACGTGCAGCCTAGTTACAAGTGTACATGCATGCATTCGTGTGCGTATATGGTTATAATATACGCGTGTATATATAACTTAcatatatataagatataatatatgcatataatatataatatatgtatatatattatatgtataatgCATGTAATTTTTATACAATTATAGCTTCTACCGTCTTGTAAAAATAATCATTCATATGTTACCCAGCAGAAAAAACATTTCTATCAGAACTGCCTCATGCTTGATAAAACTTCTACAATTACCACACCAATAAGCGCGGGAAAATAACATGCAAACTAAATGGACTTGAGGCACAGAAAATAAGCTTGTGATAATCGTTTTAATGATTAACTTGAAAGCTTTTTGTAGCTCCAGAAACAAGAGCCCAACAGGCAACcgttcttatgaaaaaaatgacacTTAAAACACTGGATCACTGAAATTTAAAtacataattaaaaattaaagagtTCACATCTATCCACTTCAGTTTCAAATGCTAGAAACCCATTGTCCATCTTCATGGACATCTCCATCCCAGGCATGTGCTTCGTCAGTTCCAAGCAAGGGGCACAATCCTTTTCTCAAAGCAGCTTCCTGTGAACCCAAGACTGGTGCTCTTCCTGGGCTTTCTGTTGATGTCAGACAGCTATCAACCGAGCATTCAGCAATCTGTGCTATTGCTCTGTTCAAGGATTTCTCTTCCATGCATGCAGCTGCAATCTCAGATAAAGATGGCAGTTTCAGAGATACATGTGGGTGACCTAGGCAGTCATCTGTTTCAACATTCGGCAACTCAGAGAGGTCACATCTGATCGATGCAAGTCCTACTAGTGCAAGATTTGGGTTGATGAGAGCATTGCAAGCTCTTTCCAGCATTGAGTGAAGGTATTTTCCTTGTGCCTCAATCCGGATCTGAAGATGCCGCTGAACCTGACCAGCAAACAGAGGACTTACAACCAAGAATGATGATAATGACAGCAGAACATGAGGAATCCCCACCACAACGCAACTAAACTTCTAAATAAATAATCTAAACCATACATCAAGGACTTTTCTCTGGGCAGAAGGATCCCTGTAGCTCAAATTTCTCATAACTGGATATTAGTGACAGTTAACTTGATGTAGGAAGAGAAGTAGGAAGAAGTGGGAAGAAATGTTGAAAAAGGTGTGACGAAGAACCTATGAAGCTTCTAGAGAGCCTGAGAAAACCTAGAAATTGTTCTCCAGAAACTTCATGGAGAGACTTTATACTTCCAAACAAGaaagaatctttttttttaaaaaaagaaaatatcaacATTATAAGGATAATACAAGATAAATTTTCTACCTGCATTTGTGAAGGTAATAATTATGTCATGATAAGTGGTGCTACCTGAACTCTTTCCAACAAATGCAAATAGTTCCAACTCTTTCTAGCATTTCTAATGTGCCAAGCACTTTTAGGAGATGAAATTGTGCGGCTTCTCAAGAAGCTCTTCCAGTGCTTGAGATATTGCCAACTAATGCTATATTCATTCAGGTCGGGGGCTCTTTGGCTAGGCAAGTTAACTTTGGACTTTCTTGCCTTGGCACAGCCTATCTCCAGCCCTAATCATTAGACATATGAACCTAGGCAAACTTGAATAGACCTACATTGTTGGAAATCATAGTGGTTCTTAGATATTAACATGattatattttaagtataaatattaGTGATCTCTAAATGGAAATAATTCTAGAAGATACATTCCTTCACGTTCTGTTACATGAATACCTGAGACTGGTAAGTTAAAACCTCAAGCAAAATCACCTTAACACTACTTCAAAGAAAGAGAATGACATTAAGGTTCAAAAACTAAAATGGAATTCTTCATGAACTAAAGTGGAAACAACCAACCTCAAGTTGTTCATGCAGCTGCCTTTGAAGTTCCATCTGTACTCTCATTGCTTCATTACATCCACTGCACAGAAACTAAAATATGAGACCAGTCAGATGAACAAAGGATCATATAGAAGAGAACTTGAGGTGTCTAACTCATTTAAGTCTTGGGCCATTAATCTTGATGatggtgatgatgatgatgatccaGTTCCCTGGTTTTCCACGACACCAGCAGCTGCAGTGTGATGAAATAAAAGCTGTGATCATTGAGAGAAGATCATAAAAAGATAATGGAATAAAGAACAGTTAACTTGCACTTATTCTGAATTTGGAACTGAAATAGGCATCTGCCAGATATATCATGGAAAGCTAAACATTCTTATGTTGGAAGATGTGACTGACAAAAAAAACAGCTTTATCAGCCTAAACATGGTGAAGTACATTTTTCCCATGAAAAAGCCCATAATCAGCAACTTTTTCTTGAATCACCTGCTTCGCTTCATATGACGAAGCTCCTAACTAatgtatcattttaatttttgACATGGTTCCTTCATTACATTGCCACCATGCTTGAATGCAGAGAGCTTTTTGCACAAGGATGGAATACACAATGCCAGGCAGCAAGGGATCCAGATAGTTGGGAGTGTTATCCCTTATCACAATGTCTTTTGGTGACTTTCCTGAGCTTCCACCTAACTGGATCTCTGCAAGCACTACAAATGACTGCCTAACCACAATCAAGGATCTCCATGCTGCTCTTATCAAAGCAAATTATGACTAGTATAGTGGGGAGAAAGGAACTTGTTTTGTTAATGTGAACAGTTGATCTGCTATCTTCCACCCGAGTCTCATGACAATCTTCCAGTGTCAAGTTGTACCTTAAGGCTGTCCATGGAAGCAAAATAAGAAGGAATAAAAATCTCTGAACCCACATATTCACCTCTTTTCAGCCAAACTGTCATTAGTGCACATGAAATAAACCACCTTCTAGAAAGGCAGAATAGGTACTTCATAAAAATGTTACATCATAAATGGTTTACTTTTGCTCTTCTTACCTATTTACCCTACCTAACCACAAAAATAACTTAACAAAAAGATGGATTAATTCCAACACTCCATTTAACCCCATTACTCTGGATTTTTATTCCTCTTCTAAATGCAGCTTAATGCATTTAGATAGTGCCTCAGGTGCAATACCTACATATAACCAGATCAAGACCTTAATCATACATATGTTACTGCTACTTATAAAGCATAAAGAAGGATTAGTTCTATTGCCATTGAGGGTCGATTTGGCTTAGGTTGATGAGCTAGAGCTGACGACAGAGGCAGAGGGATATGACCCAAGGACTCCAGAAGCTGGCCGGAGATCTTGGGGCAGTCCAAAAGAACCAGATCCACACTACAACCTCCGTGAGCACCCTAAAATACCACAGATCAAAAAAGTCTGCTTGCTAGGGATTGTTTGGCAGGAGACCCTCCAATGCCTAAGTCGGTCTACCTTGGTTAAACGAAGGAGGTTTTAAAAGAGGtagtagaagaagaagagggagatcaAGAGGATAGTGGAAGGGAGTGCGAAGTCAGAGTCTATGTGGGAGGAGAGCTCTATGAGTTCAGAAGAGGTTTAGTCCCTCTGAGACATTACTCAATCTGGATAGGGGTTCTCCGAACATTCAAGCTGCAGATTGGATGGCTTGGAGGTTTCTTTAGAGACTCAGTTGGACTTCGAAAAGCTTCGAGGACTTGCGGGTACTTAGTAGGACTTAGACTTTGTATAGACTTTGGAAGACTTCGAAAAGACTTCGAGAGACTTATCTAGAGCGATCCCCAGGGAAGAGTATATACAGGTGAGGACTGAGCCCATCGTGCTAGGGACGTGCAAGGGAGGTTGGGAATAACCGCTAGCATGTTCAAAAGTTTGTTATGATTTAGTGAGATGCGAATCTCATGATTCAAGAGGTGGTTCCATCGGGCTGTGGAGGAAGCGAGATTTGAGTTTTTTTGGGTGCCCTCGAGATGGCCATATGGCGAGAACTGATTGGCCGAGATGAAGGGCTCGTGGCTAGTCCATGTCAGGCTCCAATTGATCGGCAGTGCCATGTTATGTAGTTCAAATCTGAGGTGTATCAAGTTCTCTCCTTGTTGGCATTCACATAGAGGAGATAACTAAGAAATTACAAGGTCATTGTATCTTGGAATTGCTAGC from Elaeis guineensis isolate ETL-2024a chromosome 9, EG11, whole genome shotgun sequence includes these protein-coding regions:
- the LOC105034576 gene encoding protein PHR1-LIKE 2 isoform X2, which translates into the protein MPNPNPNQTTFVFSMQAPDKGKGRRRRRRRYSSASLLLFSSSSKVSERERERGGYMYPKGGEFNGSLDGASLLRDASHLLTNDPKPRLRWTAELHDRFVDAVNQLGGPDKATPKTIMKTMGVKGLTLYHLKSHLQKYRLGKQSSKESSENSKGAAGVVENQGTGSSSSSPSSRLMAQDLNDGCNEAMRVQMELQRQLHEQLEVQRHLQIRIEAQGKYLHSMLERACNALINPNLALVGLASIRCDLSELPNVETDDCLGHPHVSLKLPSLSEIAAACMEEKSLNRAIAQIAECSVDSCLTSTESPGRAPVLGSQEAALRKGLCPLLGTDEAHAWDGDVHEDGQWVSSI
- the LOC105034576 gene encoding protein PHR1-LIKE 2 isoform X1, producing MPNPNPNQTTFVFSMQAPDKGKGRRRRRRRYSSASLLLFSSSSKVSERERERGGYMYPKGGEFNGSLDGASLLRDASHLLTNDPKPRLRWTAELHDRFVDAVNQLGGPDKATPKTIMKTMGVKGLTLYHLKSHLQKYRLGKQSSKESSENSKGGTSLSRSLLSAGVVENQGTGSSSSSPSSRLMAQDLNDGCNEAMRVQMELQRQLHEQLEVQRHLQIRIEAQGKYLHSMLERACNALINPNLALVGLASIRCDLSELPNVETDDCLGHPHVSLKLPSLSEIAAACMEEKSLNRAIAQIAECSVDSCLTSTESPGRAPVLGSQEAALRKGLCPLLGTDEAHAWDGDVHEDGQWVSSI
- the LOC105034576 gene encoding protein PHR1-LIKE 2 isoform X3, translating into MPNPNPNQTTFVFSMQAPDKGKGRRRRRRRYSSASLLLFSSSSKVSERERERGGYMYPKGGEFNGSLDGASLLRDASHLLTNDPKPRLRWTAELHDRFVDAVNQLGGPDKATPKTIMKTMGVKGLTLYHLKSHLQKYRLGKQSSKESSENSKAAGVVENQGTGSSSSSPSSRLMAQDLNDGCNEAMRVQMELQRQLHEQLEVQRHLQIRIEAQGKYLHSMLERACNALINPNLALVGLASIRCDLSELPNVETDDCLGHPHVSLKLPSLSEIAAACMEEKSLNRAIAQIAECSVDSCLTSTESPGRAPVLGSQEAALRKGLCPLLGTDEAHAWDGDVHEDGQWVSSI